A single region of the Syntrophotaleaceae bacterium genome encodes:
- a CDS encoding Ig-like domain-containing protein — protein MVDGNYVLNWSLPAGTSQVPSGGYDIWIDGQDSATKWRTTGTSQTISGLDPNVRHTFSVEARWYQVNPAQFPRSTTVTVETATAHPAPVLHSVKLENGKYLLDWSMPNNPDGTPAGGYDIWINGHDTNTVYRTTDTSQTISGLDINKIQAFTIEARWTQTSPVVFPQSEAVTVHAQGADAPPTAAITSPAAGTALNRAQTLTIVAAAKDNTGVTKVEFYDGTSLLGTDTTSPYSVSIPITAANNGTHSLTALAHDQAGNSTRSTAVPVTVNIADAKPCPAPQLQTAKLENGTYVLSWTMPNNPAGTPAGGYDIWIDGHDTNTAYRTTGTSHTIRGLNTSAKHSFVIEARWTQMNPVEFPQSNALSVAAAAMPDSDTTAGGTKNPVISGPVKIFPGAQGFGTDSKAGRGGKIIKVTNLNDSGSGSLRAALEASGPRIVVFEVGGTIHLNSNLRIRNPYCTVAGQTAPGQGIMIRGYGLSITTNDVLVQHLAIRVGDEVATSPPDGVQILKPSYNVVIDHCSISWGVDENADTWTDVRDVTFSNNIISECLRYSVHTDGKHSKGYLAGRRNKNIAFIGNLQAHNETRNPMVYGRTEILIVNNVFYNAGAYSFCSIGDGWGDGPPKATVVGNVFRKGPGTTAPAAIKIESSSPSGTAVHETANYYDGGKVQSGSTGYFTSAPPVSLSGIKYLTKENDILNSVLTNAGARPAKRDAVDNRIANPSTGEVVNKKGSWVDSVDGNGTRAPGGWPNYPDAYRAFDEGTNPNGDDNGNGYTNIEEKLYQMAVQVGQK, from the coding sequence ATGGTTGACGGCAATTATGTCTTGAACTGGAGTTTGCCCGCCGGAACCAGCCAGGTGCCTTCCGGTGGCTACGACATCTGGATCGACGGCCAGGATAGCGCAACCAAATGGCGCACCACCGGCACCAGCCAGACCATCAGCGGTCTGGACCCCAACGTGAGGCACACCTTCAGCGTGGAAGCCCGGTGGTACCAGGTGAATCCCGCCCAGTTCCCCCGTTCCACAACAGTGACCGTGGAGACGGCGACCGCTCATCCGGCGCCCGTCCTCCATTCCGTAAAACTGGAAAACGGAAAGTATCTGTTGGACTGGAGCATGCCGAACAACCCCGACGGAACTCCGGCCGGCGGTTACGACATCTGGATCAACGGGCACGACACCAATACCGTCTACCGCACCACCGATACCAGTCAGACCATTTCCGGACTGGATATTAACAAAATTCAGGCCTTCACCATTGAGGCGCGGTGGACTCAGACGAGCCCGGTGGTTTTCCCGCAATCCGAAGCGGTGACCGTTCATGCCCAGGGAGCCGACGCTCCTCCGACGGCAGCGATTACCAGTCCTGCCGCCGGTACCGCGCTGAACAGGGCACAGACTCTGACGATCGTCGCTGCAGCCAAGGACAACACGGGGGTGACCAAGGTTGAATTCTATGACGGCACCAGTCTGCTCGGGACCGATACCACCAGCCCTTATTCGGTCAGCATTCCTATCACCGCAGCCAACAACGGAACCCATTCCCTGACCGCTCTGGCCCACGATCAGGCAGGGAACTCGACCCGGTCGACGGCGGTCCCGGTGACGGTCAACATCGCGGATGCAAAACCCTGCCCCGCTCCTCAACTGCAAACCGCCAAGCTGGAGAACGGGACATATGTCCTGAGCTGGACCATGCCGAACAATCCGGCCGGCACTCCTGCAGGCGGATACGACATCTGGATCGACGGGCACGATACCAACACCGCCTACCGTACCACCGGCACCAGCCATACCATCCGTGGTCTGAATACCAGTGCCAAGCACAGCTTCGTGATCGAGGCGCGGTGGACGCAGATGAACCCCGTTGAATTTCCGCAAAGCAATGCGCTGTCGGTCGCGGCAGCGGCCATGCCTGACAGCGACACCACTGCGGGCGGCACCAAAAATCCCGTGATCTCCGGTCCGGTGAAAATATTCCCCGGAGCTCAGGGATTCGGTACCGATTCCAAGGCCGGCCGCGGCGGAAAGATCATCAAAGTCACCAACCTGAACGACTCGGGTTCCGGCTCCCTGAGGGCCGCCCTGGAAGCGTCCGGTCCAAGGATCGTCGTCTTCGAGGTGGGGGGGACCATTCATCTGAACTCCAACCTGAGAATACGCAACCCCTATTGCACAGTCGCCGGCCAGACGGCCCCCGGTCAGGGGATCATGATCCGGGGGTATGGCCTGTCGATCACCACGAACGACGTGCTGGTGCAGCATCTTGCCATCCGCGTCGGCGACGAGGTGGCGACCTCGCCCCCCGACGGCGTCCAGATTCTCAAACCGTCCTACAATGTCGTGATCGACCATTGTTCCATCAGCTGGGGCGTGGATGAAAACGCCGATACCTGGACCGACGTGCGTGATGTTACCTTCTCCAACAACATCATCAGCGAATGCCTGCGCTACTCGGTTCATACCGACGGCAAGCATTCCAAAGGATATCTGGCCGGACGTCGCAACAAGAACATCGCTTTCATCGGCAATCTCCAGGCCCACAACGAGACCCGCAACCCCATGGTCTACGGTCGTACGGAGATCCTGATCGTCAACAACGTGTTCTACAATGCCGGTGCCTATTCCTTCTGCTCCATTGGCGACGGTTGGGGAGACGGCCCTCCCAAGGCAACCGTGGTCGGCAATGTTTTCCGAAAAGGGCCCGGTACGACGGCACCGGCGGCCATCAAAATCGAAAGCAGTTCCCCTTCCGGAACCGCGGTCCACGAAACGGCCAACTACTATGATGGCGGCAAGGTTCAATCGGGAAGCACCGGTTACTTCACCTCGGCTCCTCCGGTGTCCCTGTCCGGCATCAAGTACTTGACCAAAGAGAACGATATCCTGAACAGCGTTCTGACCAATGCCGGGGCAAGACCCGCCAAACGCGATGCCGTTGACAACCGCATCGCCAACCCCTCCACAGGTGAAGTGGTCAACAAAAAGGGCAGCTGGGTGGACAGCGTCGATGGCAACGGAACCAGAGCGCCCGGCGGCTGGCCGAACTATCCCGACGCCTACAGGGCCTTCGATGAGGGGACCAATCCCAATGGGGACGACAACGGCAACGGCTACACCAACATCGAGGAAAAACTGTACCAGATGGCTGTACAGGTGGGGCAGAAATAA
- a CDS encoding UDP binding domain-containing protein — MKFSVSPDGEKFQLPDERSYAEEFNRLEAVVREKRAEGFEIVVVMGLGFVGAVMAGVVADSVEPETGKPTKFVIGMQRPSTRSFWKIPLFNRGICPVKAEDPEVAEIIRRCVCDKKNLVATYTYDVLKLADVVVVDIQCDFVKRDLGNLRSGYADISALEECFAIIGEKIPPGCLVLIETTVPPGTTEYVAYPALKKAFRHRGIADEPQLAHSYERVMPGKEYVRSVRDFWRVCSGINPVSRQRIEKFLTEVLNTRDFPLTVLERPIESETCKIVENSYRATILAFLHEWSLFAETNGVDLIKVIDAIRVRPTHSNMIFPGPGIGGYCLPKDGGLGLWAYRHLMGFENDIFRITPEAIDINDTRALHVVQLVRDSLRNMGKIVAATPITVLGVSYREDIGDTRYSGSEVLVRKLKEMGAEIRAHDPYVEHWWELENQEHYPATGMSLSRFFRNQQDLQGFAMTRDLADALEGAEAVVLAVRHAPYYQLEPEDVFRMTGGPVAIVDCFGILTDDQIERYFELGCEVKALGRGHVNRIKDRVRKKGMKEPWPGEDFDLAADSTG; from the coding sequence ATGAAGTTTTCAGTTAGCCCGGATGGTGAGAAGTTCCAACTTCCGGACGAACGGTCCTATGCCGAAGAATTCAACCGCTTGGAAGCCGTGGTCAGGGAAAAAAGGGCGGAAGGTTTTGAAATAGTCGTGGTCATGGGACTCGGCTTTGTTGGCGCTGTGATGGCGGGAGTGGTGGCCGATTCGGTTGAGCCCGAAACGGGCAAACCCACAAAGTTCGTTATCGGCATGCAACGACCCAGTACACGCAGCTTTTGGAAAATTCCCCTGTTCAATCGCGGCATCTGCCCGGTCAAGGCTGAAGATCCCGAAGTGGCGGAAATCATCCGCCGTTGCGTGTGCGACAAAAAGAACCTGGTCGCCACCTATACCTATGATGTCCTGAAGCTCGCCGACGTGGTGGTTGTCGATATCCAGTGCGATTTCGTCAAACGCGATCTCGGGAATCTGCGCTCCGGATATGCCGACATCAGCGCTCTGGAGGAGTGCTTCGCCATTATCGGTGAAAAAATACCTCCCGGATGCCTGGTTCTGATCGAAACCACAGTTCCTCCCGGCACCACCGAATACGTCGCCTACCCGGCTCTGAAGAAGGCCTTTCGCCATCGCGGCATCGCCGATGAACCCCAATTGGCCCACAGCTATGAACGGGTCATGCCGGGCAAGGAATATGTCCGCTCTGTGCGTGATTTCTGGCGGGTCTGCAGTGGGATCAATCCCGTGAGCCGTCAGCGGATCGAAAAATTTCTGACGGAAGTTCTCAACACCCGGGATTTCCCCCTGACTGTTCTCGAGCGCCCCATTGAAAGTGAAACCTGCAAGATCGTGGAGAACAGCTACCGCGCCACCATTCTGGCCTTTCTCCACGAATGGTCGCTGTTCGCCGAAACCAACGGGGTGGATCTGATCAAAGTCATCGACGCCATCAGGGTGCGACCGACCCACAGCAACATGATTTTTCCGGGGCCGGGCATCGGAGGCTATTGTCTGCCGAAAGACGGCGGTCTCGGTTTGTGGGCCTATCGGCACCTGATGGGGTTTGAAAACGATATCTTCCGGATTACTCCGGAAGCGATCGATATCAATGACACCCGCGCCCTGCACGTGGTGCAGCTGGTCCGCGACAGCTTGAGAAACATGGGCAAGATCGTGGCCGCGACGCCGATAACGGTTCTCGGGGTTTCCTATCGTGAGGATATTGGCGACACCCGCTACAGCGGGTCTGAAGTGCTGGTACGTAAACTGAAGGAGATGGGAGCCGAGATACGGGCCCACGATCCCTACGTGGAACATTGGTGGGAGCTGGAAAACCAGGAGCACTACCCGGCTACCGGCATGAGCCTGTCCCGGTTCTTCCGCAATCAGCAGGACCTGCAGGGGTTCGCCATGACCCGCGACCTTGCCGATGCCCTGGAGGGAGCCGAGGCCGTCGTCCTTGCGGTTCGCCACGCCCCTTACTATCAGTTGGAGCCGGAGGATGTGTTCCGGATGACAGGGGGACCGGTTGCGATAGTGGATTGCTTCGGCATTCTGACCGATGATCAGATCGAGCGCTATTTCGAACTGGGGTGCGAGGTGAAGGCTCTTGGCCGGGGGCATGTCAACCGCATCAAGGACCGGGTCAGGAAAAAGGGGATGAAAGAGCCTTGGCCGGGGGAAGATTTTGACCTGGCTGCGGATTCCACAGGCTGA
- a CDS encoding polysaccharide biosynthesis C-terminal domain-containing protein → MRIGFLDFSVTFMTRIVGLFMVLGTQSCLAWVLGPEGRGAYAVCLIFSMMLTLVFLLGCESASIYFVAAKHFTLSEGAVYVSIYSLLASILAMTVGLLLLQGDFEFLSKATHSQFLVAILTIPFGIFSTVFLRLFVAVRDIACYSTVSIAGAVGNLLFTLIFVGMFKGGVEGALFANISSETVIIVLCFYFFRTRFQLGWTRPNLNGMKKILVYGSKYYVGKISNQANAQMGTMIMAFFSNQAEIGMFSVAMRLMAQVLVIPDSLNKVLSPRIAGDPDGRRDLVAECFRLAGISCGILLLVIAILAHPIVTILFSPAFLPAVPLIQVLAVGMTLRCGSKMLEPYFLGTNRPGYASLSVALGAVVNILLLYLLLPRIGMMGAAIGVLGSHLASLLILCLAFKKFSGTGLIRLFAPRTSDLSQVADSIRSIGRFFCEKSQPKEEKNRL, encoded by the coding sequence ATGCGCATCGGTTTTCTTGACTTCAGTGTTACGTTCATGACCCGTATCGTCGGTCTGTTCATGGTTCTGGGAACGCAGAGCTGCCTTGCCTGGGTTCTCGGGCCCGAAGGTCGGGGGGCCTACGCAGTCTGTCTGATTTTTTCCATGATGCTGACCCTGGTTTTTCTGCTGGGATGTGAAAGCGCGAGCATCTATTTTGTCGCTGCAAAACATTTCACCCTGTCCGAAGGTGCCGTCTATGTCTCGATTTACAGTCTGCTGGCCAGCATCCTGGCCATGACAGTCGGGCTGCTGTTGCTGCAGGGCGATTTTGAATTCCTGTCAAAAGCGACCCACAGCCAGTTCCTCGTCGCCATCCTCACCATACCGTTCGGTATATTTTCGACGGTTTTTTTGAGGCTTTTTGTCGCCGTCAGGGACATTGCCTGTTATTCAACCGTCTCCATTGCCGGAGCGGTAGGAAATCTGCTTTTCACCCTGATCTTCGTCGGGATGTTCAAAGGCGGGGTGGAGGGCGCTCTGTTCGCCAATATTTCCAGCGAAACCGTGATCATTGTTCTCTGTTTCTATTTTTTCCGAACCAGATTTCAATTGGGATGGACCCGACCCAACCTCAATGGCATGAAAAAAATTCTGGTCTATGGAAGCAAGTATTACGTAGGAAAAATCAGCAATCAGGCCAATGCCCAAATGGGCACAATGATCATGGCATTTTTTTCGAACCAGGCGGAAATCGGGATGTTTTCCGTTGCCATGCGGCTCATGGCGCAGGTCCTGGTCATCCCCGATTCCCTGAACAAGGTGTTGAGCCCCCGTATAGCCGGGGACCCCGACGGTCGCAGGGATCTGGTGGCTGAGTGTTTTCGGCTGGCCGGAATTTCCTGCGGAATCCTGCTGCTGGTGATTGCGATTCTGGCCCATCCGATCGTCACTATTCTGTTTTCACCGGCATTCCTGCCAGCTGTTCCCCTGATTCAGGTGCTGGCCGTCGGCATGACCCTGCGTTGCGGTTCAAAGATGCTGGAACCCTACTTTCTCGGGACCAACCGTCCCGGATACGCCTCCCTCAGCGTGGCTCTGGGAGCAGTTGTCAACATCCTTCTGCTTTATCTGCTCCTGCCGCGGATCGGCATGATGGGGGCCGCTATCGGGGTGCTCGGCAGTCACCTCGCCAGCCTTCTGATTCTCTGCCTGGCTTTCAAAAAATTCAGCGGAACGGGGCTGATCCGCCTTTTCGCCCCCAGAACCTCGGATTTAAGCCAAGTCGCTGATTCAATTCGTTCCATCGGCAGGTTTTTCTGTGAGAAATCCCAGCCAAAGGAGGAGAAAAACCGGCTATGA
- a CDS encoding cofactor-independent phosphoglycerate mutase, with product MKYVILLGDGMADEPMPELSGKTPLEAADTSRMDDLARRGILGMVQTIPPGFPPGSDVANLSVFGYDPARCYSGRSPLEAASMGVSLGSGDIAFRLNLVTLGSRGGTTVMDDFSAGHISTAEARLLIEALQAELGGGEFAFHPGVSYRHLMVWKGGRDQLEFTPPHDITGQPVASFLPKGEGADALQRLADSASRILTGHKVNLDRLAAGKPTANAIWLWGHGRAPKMETLQEKFGITGAVISAVDLIKGIGIYAGLDVINVPGATGYIDTDYEAKARYALEALKTRDYIYVHVEAPDEASHMGNLEEKIRAIENFDRLVVGTMMDGLPALGDFRLLVLPDHPTPLARKTHTSNPVPFVLFDSTLEAEGARGTGRNIAYNEKAAESSEVFVESGHSLIDRLVKDRQF from the coding sequence ATGAAATATGTCATTTTGCTGGGCGACGGCATGGCCGATGAGCCGATGCCCGAACTGAGCGGAAAAACCCCTCTGGAAGCTGCGGATACCTCCCGCATGGACGATCTGGCCCGGCGCGGCATACTCGGCATGGTTCAAACCATCCCTCCCGGTTTTCCCCCCGGCAGCGATGTCGCCAACCTGTCAGTGTTCGGTTACGATCCCGCCCGGTGCTACAGCGGCAGATCCCCTCTCGAGGCGGCCAGCATGGGGGTCTCCCTCGGCTCCGGGGATATCGCTTTCCGCCTCAATCTGGTCACTCTCGGCAGCCGTGGCGGTACAACGGTGATGGATGATTTTTCGGCGGGACATATTTCCACGGCCGAGGCCAGGCTGCTCATTGAAGCCCTGCAGGCCGAACTCGGCGGCGGTGAATTCGCCTTTCATCCCGGCGTTTCCTATCGACACCTGATGGTCTGGAAAGGGGGCCGGGACCAACTGGAGTTTACGCCGCCCCATGACATTACCGGGCAGCCCGTAGCCTCGTTTCTGCCGAAAGGAGAAGGGGCTGATGCGCTTCAGCGGCTGGCTGACAGCGCCAGCCGAATTTTAACCGGGCACAAAGTGAACCTGGACCGTTTGGCCGCCGGGAAACCGACGGCCAATGCCATCTGGCTGTGGGGCCACGGACGCGCTCCGAAAATGGAAACCCTGCAGGAAAAGTTTGGCATCACCGGTGCGGTCATTTCGGCCGTCGATCTGATCAAGGGGATCGGCATCTATGCCGGGCTCGATGTCATCAACGTCCCCGGTGCCACCGGTTACATCGATACCGACTACGAGGCCAAGGCCCGATATGCCCTGGAGGCCTTGAAAACCAGGGATTATATCTACGTCCATGTGGAGGCGCCCGACGAGGCTTCTCACATGGGGAATCTTGAGGAGAAGATCCGGGCCATCGAGAACTTCGACCGACTGGTGGTCGGCACCATGATGGATGGTCTGCCTGCACTGGGTGATTTCCGTCTGCTGGTGCTGCCCGACCACCCCACGCCCCTGGCCAGAAAAACGCACACCAGCAATCCTGTTCCCTTTGTGCTGTTCGATTCAACGTTGGAAGCGGAAGGAGCGAGGGGAACCGGGAGGAACATCGCCTACAATGAGAAAGCCGCTGAATCCTCGGAAGTGTTCGTTGAGAGCGGACATTCCCTGATCGATCGCCTGGTAAAAGATCGGCAGTTTTGA
- a CDS encoding glycosyltransferase family 2 protein, giving the protein MPSVSVVVPTCNRAHMIEKAINSVLNQTFEDLELIVVDDCSEDETAEVVEQIKDPRLKFFRQTERKGAAEARNAGVAVSSGKYLAFLDDDDEWLPDKLQRQLEVFKTDPEMGMVYSGYYYVNAENNEIYREFQPSWRGKLDDLLLMENCIGTTSSAVVGRDCFNQVGGFDVSLPSSQDWDLWIRIAQVRPIDYVSCPLVKFLNHDARITHNMGSKIQGKVKLLKKIMPLVQNKPKVLSHHYFVIGFLYCAKGDVENGKKNLLAAIKKNPVNFRCYKHYLAALPGGSFYRYLSSKKNRYLISKNSN; this is encoded by the coding sequence ATGCCTTCAGTGAGTGTCGTCGTGCCCACCTGCAACCGCGCCCACATGATAGAAAAGGCGATAAATTCCGTATTGAACCAGACCTTTGAAGACCTTGAACTCATTGTCGTGGACGATTGTTCCGAGGATGAAACTGCGGAAGTGGTGGAGCAGATCAAGGACCCCCGGTTGAAGTTTTTCCGCCAGACTGAACGGAAAGGCGCCGCAGAGGCGAGAAATGCCGGTGTCGCTGTTTCAAGCGGTAAATACCTCGCTTTTCTAGACGATGACGATGAGTGGCTTCCGGACAAACTGCAACGGCAGCTTGAAGTTTTCAAAACCGATCCGGAAATGGGCATGGTCTATAGCGGATACTATTACGTCAATGCTGAAAACAACGAGATTTACCGGGAATTCCAGCCCTCATGGCGAGGAAAACTGGACGACCTCCTGTTAATGGAAAACTGTATCGGGACAACCTCATCGGCGGTCGTCGGCAGGGACTGCTTTAATCAGGTCGGTGGATTCGATGTCAGCCTGCCCAGTTCTCAGGACTGGGATCTCTGGATAAGAATCGCTCAGGTTCGCCCGATCGATTATGTTTCTTGTCCCCTGGTGAAGTTCTTGAACCATGATGCGAGAATCACTCACAACATGGGTTCGAAAATTCAAGGGAAAGTCAAACTTCTCAAGAAGATCATGCCCCTTGTTCAAAATAAACCGAAGGTCCTGAGTCATCACTATTTCGTTATCGGCTTCCTTTACTGTGCCAAAGGGGATGTCGAAAACGGGAAAAAAAACCTGCTTGCGGCTATTAAAAAAAATCCTGTTAATTTCAGGTGTTATAAGCATTACCTGGCAGCGTTGCCCGGAGGTTCCTTCTATAGATACCTGTCCTCCAAAAAAAACAGATACCTTATCTCCAAAAACAGCAATTGA
- the xerD gene encoding site-specific tyrosine recombinase XerD, with protein sequence MILNQNLDQFLNYLVVEKGLSANTLDAYGRDLSRYVGFLLDRGCGQAGEITSTSVLDFLGTLKQSGLSPRSRARTLVAIRNFHKFLLQEGLAERNPASQVTTPRSLTPLPQTLSPGEVERLLEAPRGEGCLEIRDRAMLELLYATGLRVSELVSLKMSDLQMDAGYLVAFGKRSKQRVVPMGETACEALVHYLVHARPLLLKQEQYPCVFLNRSGKGLTRQGFWKIIKRRALVSGIRKNITPHTLRHSFATHLLENGADLRSVQTMLGHADISTTQIYTHVTRERLKKLHEQHHPRG encoded by the coding sequence ATGATTCTGAATCAAAACCTCGATCAATTTCTTAACTATCTGGTGGTCGAAAAAGGGCTATCCGCCAACACCCTCGACGCCTATGGACGGGATCTGTCCCGCTATGTCGGCTTTCTGCTGGATCGGGGGTGCGGGCAGGCGGGCGAAATTACCTCCACGTCGGTGTTGGATTTTCTCGGAACCCTCAAGCAGTCCGGTCTTTCGCCCAGAAGCCGGGCCAGGACCCTCGTCGCCATTCGCAATTTTCACAAATTTCTGCTCCAGGAGGGATTGGCGGAGAGGAATCCGGCGTCTCAGGTGACCACCCCGCGTTCCCTGACTCCGCTGCCCCAGACCCTTTCTCCTGGCGAGGTGGAACGCCTGCTGGAGGCTCCCCGGGGGGAAGGCTGCCTCGAAATTCGCGATCGCGCCATGCTGGAGCTGCTTTATGCCACCGGCTTGCGGGTTTCGGAACTGGTTTCGCTGAAAATGTCCGATCTGCAGATGGATGCCGGATATCTGGTGGCTTTCGGCAAGCGGAGTAAACAGCGCGTCGTGCCCATGGGGGAAACGGCCTGCGAAGCACTGGTCCATTACCTGGTTCATGCCCGGCCCCTGCTGTTGAAACAGGAACAGTACCCCTGCGTTTTTCTGAACCGGTCAGGCAAAGGGTTGACACGACAGGGGTTCTGGAAGATTATTAAGCGGAGGGCCCTGGTCAGCGGAATCCGCAAGAACATCACCCCGCATACCCTGCGACATTCCTTCGCGACCCATCTTTTGGAAAACGGAGCGGATCTCAGGTCGGTGCAGACCATGCTCGGACATGCGGATATCTCCACGACCCAGATCTACACACACGTCACCAGGGAAAGGCTGAAGAAACTCCATGAACAGCACCATCCCCGGGGGTGA